In Opitutaceae bacterium TAV5, one genomic interval encodes:
- a CDS encoding LacI family transcriptional regulator, translated as MMSVSLAMPDAATSNASFSSVPGKNAAPRRNGGATLTGKDARATSKAGGTPAPRRSNKTGGRSEKAGRANVYQVAELAGVSPGTVSCVLNNRGRVGEETRVRVLEVARSLGFRPQVQVRTRQVGVVADSIWHSLHDGSYYQSLWSHIALALCRHDMAMVVPENPVEHLQRRYLDGVIVVGEYPAFESMAARLGEHTPVVFTDDFSGRQDRWSVRSDCEATGRLAAEHFLKNGRRRLAFVGSPGSQEQVRLEGYRKAIVAAGAECREELFLMRSQEITFYSAVSRVIRLGADAILIPGSNYEALEGLNVIINVMGLRVPQDVALIGGEIHGVSEFLPPPMTTIEEPLTKIASLAVDTLAALMRGETPPRINTLPVKLLVRASA; from the coding sequence ATGATGTCTGTTTCTCTTGCCATGCCTGATGCTGCCACATCCAACGCCTCTTTTTCTTCGGTACCGGGGAAGAATGCCGCACCTCGCCGGAACGGAGGGGCAACGCTCACGGGCAAGGATGCCCGTGCCACGTCGAAAGCGGGCGGGACGCCCGCGCCTCGCCGGAGCAACAAAACCGGCGGACGGAGCGAGAAAGCGGGGCGGGCCAATGTTTACCAGGTCGCCGAGCTGGCCGGCGTGTCGCCCGGGACGGTCAGTTGCGTGCTCAACAACCGGGGGCGTGTGGGCGAGGAGACGCGCGTGCGCGTGCTGGAGGTGGCGCGTTCGCTGGGGTTCCGTCCGCAGGTGCAGGTGCGCACCCGGCAGGTGGGCGTGGTGGCGGACAGCATCTGGCACTCCCTGCACGATGGCAGTTATTATCAGTCGTTGTGGTCGCACATCGCGCTTGCCCTTTGCAGGCACGACATGGCGATGGTGGTTCCGGAAAACCCGGTGGAACATTTGCAGCGGCGGTATCTGGACGGAGTCATTGTGGTGGGTGAATATCCGGCGTTCGAGTCGATGGCCGCGCGTTTGGGCGAGCACACGCCGGTTGTCTTTACCGACGATTTCTCGGGGCGGCAGGACCGGTGGTCGGTGCGCAGTGATTGCGAGGCGACCGGACGGCTGGCGGCGGAGCACTTTTTAAAAAATGGCCGGCGTCGGCTGGCGTTTGTCGGCTCGCCGGGCTCACAGGAGCAGGTGCGGCTGGAGGGCTACCGCAAGGCCATCGTGGCGGCGGGAGCGGAATGCCGCGAGGAGTTGTTCCTGATGCGCAGTCAGGAGATCACGTTTTACAGCGCGGTAAGCCGCGTGATCCGGCTCGGTGCGGATGCGATTCTGATCCCGGGTTCCAACTACGAGGCGCTCGAAGGATTGAATGTGATCATCAACGTGATGGGTCTGCGGGTGCCGCAGGACGTGGCGCTGATCGGCGGCGAGATTCATGGCGTATCCGAATTCCTGCCTCCGCCGATGACGACCATCGAGGAACCGTTGACAAAAATCGCCAGCCTCGCGGTGGACACGCTGGCGGCGTTGATGCGGGGGGAGACCCCTCCGCGCATTAACACGCTGCCGGTCAAGCTGCTGGTGCGCGCGTCGGCGTGA
- the pyrG gene encoding CTP synthetase (CTP synthase; cytidine triphosphate synthetase; catalyzes the ATP-dependent amination of UTP to CTP with either L-glutamine or ammonia as the source of nitrogen; in Escherichia coli this enzyme forms a homotetramer) — MKYIFVTGGVVSSLGKGLTAAALGALLEMRGLTVRIQKFDPYLNVDPGTMSPFQHGEVYVLEDGAETDLDLGHYERFTSGKLSRVNSLSSGQIYESVIQKERRGVYLGKTVQVIPHVTNEIKERIYQGAKDVDVLITEIGGTTGDIEGLPFLEAMRQFALETGPTDCIFIHVTLVPFLQAAGELKTKPTQQSVAKLREIGIQPDILVCRCEHELDHGLRDKISLFCNVPVKAVIECRDVGSIYELPLALQKEGLDQLVIDLFGLKNPLPPKNIWEEIVRRVKSPAHEVTIGVVGKYIELQDAYKSVYESVTHGGIANNCKVNIRRIDAEDLEKKNGLALLKDLDGILVPGGFGDRGTEGKIAAARYARENGIPYYGLCLGLQIAVIEYARNVLKLKGANSAEFDPAAEHPVINMMEEQKKIIDKGATMRLGSYECSLTPGTHAARAYKATSVRERHRHRFEVNNAYVGQLQRGGLVVSGINPRRNLVEIVEIRNHPWFVAVQFHPEFQSKPNKPHPLFAAFITAALKVKRAAGKTAKTAKPAKAKAPARTARKK, encoded by the coding sequence ATGAAATACATTTTCGTGACCGGCGGCGTGGTTTCATCGTTGGGAAAGGGCCTCACAGCAGCGGCCCTCGGCGCGCTTCTCGAAATGCGGGGCCTCACCGTCCGCATCCAGAAGTTCGACCCCTACCTCAACGTCGATCCGGGCACGATGAGCCCCTTCCAGCACGGCGAGGTCTACGTCCTCGAGGACGGCGCCGAGACCGACCTCGACCTGGGCCACTACGAACGCTTCACCAGCGGCAAGCTCTCCCGCGTCAACAGCCTCAGCTCCGGCCAGATCTACGAAAGCGTCATCCAGAAAGAGCGCCGCGGCGTCTATCTCGGCAAGACCGTGCAGGTGATCCCTCACGTCACCAACGAAATCAAGGAGCGCATCTACCAGGGCGCCAAGGACGTCGATGTGCTCATCACCGAAATCGGCGGCACCACCGGCGACATCGAGGGCCTGCCCTTCCTCGAAGCCATGCGCCAGTTCGCCCTCGAGACCGGCCCCACCGACTGCATCTTTATCCACGTCACCCTCGTCCCCTTCCTCCAGGCCGCCGGGGAGCTCAAGACCAAGCCCACCCAGCAATCCGTCGCCAAGCTCCGCGAGATCGGCATCCAGCCCGACATCCTCGTCTGCCGTTGCGAACATGAACTCGACCACGGCCTGCGCGACAAGATTTCCCTTTTCTGCAACGTCCCCGTCAAGGCCGTCATCGAATGCCGCGACGTCGGCTCCATCTACGAACTTCCCCTCGCCCTCCAGAAGGAAGGCCTGGACCAGCTCGTGATCGACCTCTTCGGCCTCAAAAATCCGCTCCCGCCGAAAAACATCTGGGAGGAAATCGTCCGCCGCGTGAAAAGCCCCGCGCACGAAGTCACCATCGGCGTTGTCGGCAAATACATCGAGCTGCAGGACGCCTACAAATCCGTTTACGAATCGGTCACGCACGGCGGCATCGCCAACAACTGCAAGGTCAACATCCGCCGCATCGACGCCGAGGACCTGGAAAAGAAGAACGGCCTCGCCCTCCTCAAGGATCTCGACGGCATTCTCGTCCCCGGCGGTTTCGGCGACCGCGGCACCGAGGGCAAGATCGCCGCCGCCCGCTACGCCCGCGAAAACGGCATTCCCTACTACGGCCTCTGCCTCGGCCTCCAGATCGCGGTCATCGAATACGCCCGCAACGTCCTCAAGCTGAAGGGCGCCAATTCCGCCGAGTTCGACCCCGCCGCCGAGCATCCCGTCATCAACATGATGGAGGAGCAGAAAAAGATCATCGACAAGGGCGCCACCATGCGGCTCGGCAGCTACGAATGCTCGCTCACGCCCGGCACGCATGCGGCCCGCGCCTACAAGGCGACCAGCGTGCGCGAACGCCACCGCCACCGCTTCGAGGTCAACAACGCCTACGTCGGCCAGCTCCAGCGCGGCGGCCTCGTGGTCAGCGGCATCAATCCCCGCCGCAACCTCGTCGAGATCGTCGAAATCAGGAATCATCCGTGGTTCGTCGCCGTGCAGTTTCATCCCGAGTTTCAGTCCAAGCCCAACAAGCCGCACCCTCTCTTCGCCGCCTTCATCACCGCGGCCCTCAAGGTCAAGCGCGCCGCCGGCAAGACCGCGAAAACTGCGAAACCGGCGAAAGCCAAAGCGCCCGCCAGAACCGCCAGGAAAAAATGA
- a CDS encoding 2-dehydro-3-deoxyphosphooctonate aldolase, whose protein sequence is MLHDPQKLLIIAGPCSLENETICRTVAEKLTAIAQQLPELRIVFKGSFDKANRTSIAGPRGTGMAEGLKLLAMVKRDYGFPVLTDIHDAGQCAPVAEVCDVLQIPAFLCRQTDILLAAAATGRTVNVKKGQFLAPQDMVHVTGKLKEGRATEIWQTERGTTFGYQNLVVDMRGFPIMARNGYPTILDATHSVQLPGAGGGKSSGQREFVPTLSFAAIAAGADGLFLETHPDPANALSDGPNMVPLDELQALLTKCHALWRCVRG, encoded by the coding sequence ATGCTCCACGACCCGCAAAAACTTCTCATCATCGCCGGCCCCTGCTCGCTCGAAAACGAGACCATCTGCCGCACCGTCGCGGAAAAGCTCACCGCAATCGCGCAACAACTCCCCGAACTGCGGATCGTCTTCAAGGGCTCCTTCGACAAGGCCAACCGCACCTCCATCGCCGGCCCGCGCGGCACCGGCATGGCCGAAGGACTGAAACTCCTCGCGATGGTCAAACGCGACTACGGTTTCCCCGTCCTCACCGACATCCATGACGCCGGCCAGTGCGCCCCCGTCGCCGAAGTCTGCGACGTATTACAGATCCCCGCCTTCCTCTGCCGCCAGACCGATATCCTCCTCGCCGCCGCCGCCACCGGCCGCACGGTCAACGTGAAAAAAGGCCAGTTCCTCGCCCCGCAGGACATGGTCCACGTCACCGGAAAACTGAAGGAAGGCCGCGCCACCGAAATCTGGCAGACCGAACGCGGCACCACTTTCGGCTACCAGAACCTCGTCGTGGACATGCGCGGTTTCCCGATCATGGCACGCAACGGCTACCCGACCATTCTCGACGCCACCCACAGCGTGCAACTCCCGGGAGCCGGCGGCGGCAAGAGTTCCGGTCAGCGCGAGTTCGTCCCCACGCTTTCCTTTGCCGCCATCGCCGCCGGAGCCGACGGCCTGTTTCTCGAAACGCATCCCGACCCGGCCAACGCCCTTTCCGACGGCCCCAACATGGTGCCGCTCGACGAACTCCAGGCCCTGCTCACGAAGTGCCACGCCCTCTGGCGCTGCGTGCGCGGCTGA
- a CDS encoding AraC family transcriptional regulator gives MLTTHPRRGAGVMSSGLETVRPGRRYYFDGMRPLALTRPPIGVFLYSLKGWGVLETPVAGGSGRGGGVAEKVPEEHALLVRVPSEHCYQSAPECAEWTFVWFVFDHAYLIERLFSRGAEDFLNRVFALPEESAPVKAALALVEHIWRGGGDDTFTVEEGLFRWMLEMERWVFLQKHPLEPRQKLLEQVRAFALRHLAESLPVERLAAEFSMSRTHFTHWFSRVTGQMPAAFVREVRLGEAAVLLRDANLSVKEIAARTGFADANHLCKCFRARFHFSPGAYRNLRDAAAGGTEVAGKA, from the coding sequence ATGCTCACGACTCATCCGCGTCGCGGGGCGGGGGTGATGTCGTCGGGACTGGAAACGGTGCGGCCGGGGCGGCGGTACTATTTTGACGGGATGCGACCGCTGGCGCTGACACGGCCGCCGATCGGGGTGTTTCTGTATTCGCTGAAAGGATGGGGCGTGCTGGAGACGCCGGTCGCAGGAGGAAGCGGAAGGGGCGGAGGCGTGGCGGAAAAGGTGCCGGAGGAGCATGCGTTGCTCGTCCGGGTGCCGTCGGAACATTGTTACCAGAGCGCGCCGGAATGCGCGGAATGGACGTTTGTGTGGTTTGTGTTCGATCACGCGTATCTGATCGAGCGGTTGTTTTCGCGGGGGGCGGAGGATTTTCTGAATCGCGTGTTTGCGCTGCCCGAGGAGTCGGCGCCGGTGAAGGCGGCGCTGGCGCTGGTGGAGCATATCTGGCGCGGCGGGGGCGATGACACGTTCACGGTCGAAGAGGGACTTTTCCGGTGGATGCTGGAAATGGAGAGGTGGGTGTTTCTGCAAAAACATCCGCTGGAGCCGCGACAGAAACTGCTGGAGCAGGTGAGGGCGTTCGCGTTGCGGCATCTCGCGGAGTCGCTGCCGGTGGAGCGGCTGGCCGCGGAGTTTTCAATGAGCCGCACGCACTTCACGCACTGGTTTTCCCGGGTGACGGGACAGATGCCGGCGGCGTTTGTGCGCGAGGTGCGGCTGGGCGAAGCGGCGGTGCTGCTGCGCGATGCCAATCTCTCGGTGAAGGAGATCGCGGCGCGCACGGGGTTCGCCGACGCCAACCATCTGTGCAAGTGCTTCCGGGCGCGGTTTCACTTTTCGCCGGGAGCGTATCGGAATCTGCGTGACGCGGCGGCGGGCGGGACGGAGGTGGCGGGGAAGGCGTAA
- a CDS encoding N-terminal cleavage protein: MHTHIRTRRPCRLARGFTLIELLTVIAIIGILAAIIIPTVSKVRKTARKATCTSNLRQIHAAIMLHATDNRDYLIAGVGGSAKYPPGSRPNAIWYQKLWDGQITTGESPLASYIGGGETLSRMAVCPENATPLAAANVDGKSIKNPNGYPYTINYAVLIDNTRSNDGKFVRVVQLQNASHVPMITDSNFGSVAWDGPGWEGASANHSNQKRIGEPHSGKGNVLWADGHVTMKTRDELKARIAEMPFDNSSS; this comes from the coding sequence ATGCACACCCACATCCGCACCCGCCGTCCCTGCCGTCTCGCTCGCGGCTTCACCCTGATCGAATTGCTCACGGTCATCGCCATCATCGGCATTCTCGCGGCGATCATCATCCCTACCGTCAGCAAAGTCCGCAAAACCGCCCGCAAGGCCACCTGCACGTCCAACCTCCGCCAGATTCACGCGGCCATCATGCTGCACGCAACGGACAACCGGGACTACCTGATCGCCGGTGTTGGCGGCAGCGCCAAATACCCGCCAGGCAGCCGGCCCAATGCAATCTGGTATCAGAAACTGTGGGACGGCCAGATCACGACCGGCGAATCTCCGTTGGCGTCCTATATCGGCGGAGGCGAAACGCTCTCGCGAATGGCCGTATGTCCCGAGAACGCGACGCCACTCGCCGCTGCAAATGTTGATGGCAAGAGCATCAAGAATCCCAACGGCTATCCCTACACCATCAACTATGCCGTTCTCATCGACAATACCCGCTCCAACGACGGGAAATTTGTGCGTGTCGTCCAGCTCCAGAATGCGAGCCATGTGCCCATGATTACCGACTCCAATTTTGGCAGCGTCGCGTGGGACGGGCCCGGCTGGGAAGGAGCCTCCGCCAATCACTCCAACCAGAAACGCATCGGCGAACCGCACTCTGGCAAAGGCAACGTTCTCTGGGCCGATGGTCATGTGACCATGAAAACCCGGGATGAACTGAAAGCCCGGATCGCCGAGATGCCCTTCGACAACTCCTCCTCCTGA
- a CDS encoding anchor protein yields MKNSIKHLLCLSLCAAALQTAASAQTLLLEYSFDDYTAGSTTAKNTGSLGSAADLTLYDAVGITSGSRVGTAADLYSAANAGLRNAGRAFDNTASTGMGSGGNTNTGNRAQATGVSATLQSFTIAGWFKTDGSASIGDGAKIFETTGSGITVSASVDGRLNLYVNGSASSDFVRSGTTGSTEYGAAASWVFFAITYDGSLTTDNVKFYVGSENDAVSQVGGTMSLAKGSVTLSSAEIALGNSLNSNSRSFDGLIDDIRLYGNDGATSGVLTPAQLESLRAGAIPEPSTVALIAGASILGAVLVVRRRRSIRM; encoded by the coding sequence ATGAAAAATAGCATCAAGCACCTGCTTTGCCTGTCGCTCTGCGCGGCGGCCCTGCAAACAGCCGCGTCTGCACAGACGCTCCTCCTCGAGTACTCGTTCGACGACTACACTGCCGGCTCCACCACGGCGAAAAATACCGGCAGCCTCGGCAGCGCCGCCGACCTCACCCTGTATGACGCCGTCGGCATCACCAGCGGTTCCCGTGTCGGCACGGCCGCCGACCTCTACTCCGCTGCCAATGCCGGCCTTCGCAATGCAGGTCGCGCCTTCGACAACACCGCTTCCACCGGCATGGGCAGCGGCGGCAACACCAACACCGGCAACCGCGCCCAGGCCACCGGCGTCAGTGCGACACTCCAGTCCTTCACCATCGCGGGCTGGTTCAAAACAGACGGTTCCGCTTCCATCGGAGACGGCGCCAAAATTTTCGAAACAACCGGCAGCGGCATCACTGTCAGTGCCTCTGTTGATGGACGCCTTAATCTCTATGTGAATGGCAGCGCGTCTTCCGATTTTGTCCGGAGCGGCACAACCGGTTCCACTGAATACGGAGCCGCCGCCTCCTGGGTCTTTTTCGCCATCACCTACGACGGCTCGCTCACCACCGATAACGTGAAATTCTACGTCGGCAGCGAAAACGACGCCGTCAGCCAGGTCGGCGGCACCATGAGTCTTGCCAAAGGCTCGGTAACGCTCTCTTCCGCCGAAATCGCGCTCGGCAATTCACTCAACTCCAACTCCCGTTCCTTCGATGGCCTCATCGATGACATCCGCCTTTACGGCAACGACGGCGCCACCTCCGGCGTCCTGACTCCGGCACAACTCGAGTCCCTCCGCGCCGGAGCCATCCCCGAACCTTCGACCGTCGCCCTCATTGCCGGAGCATCGATCCTCGGCGCCGTCCTCGTCGTCCGGCGTCGCCGTTCGATCCGCATGTAA